In Treponema denticola, one genomic interval encodes:
- a CDS encoding substrate-binding periplasmic protein gives MKKNLNYAKLVFILLLTVLELSACRPKAVRVRKKENDISLAKVFVKKELIIGVRDDYPPLSFLNLFTASVEGYDIELAQELCRRLKVKPVFKVIKWSRRKELLNNGDIDCIWGAFGYSKERAEAYSLTAPYIRAAIIFVVKDDSPYYSIQDIKEKKIGVLSASFMQSSLKKAEFTYGVFKNTVVYQKAIDAVAALDKGEVDCVVHDLLAINSLMKSRKERYRVINEAIASKDYIIAFRKGDIALMKAVESTLEEMAKSDFLEKTSKKWFDANISIVGR, from the coding sequence ATGAAGAAAAATTTAAACTATGCTAAACTTGTCTTTATACTTCTTTTAACAGTATTGGAGCTTTCTGCATGCAGGCCTAAGGCTGTGCGTGTAAGAAAAAAAGAAAACGATATTTCTCTAGCAAAGGTCTTTGTAAAAAAGGAATTGATAATAGGGGTTAGAGACGATTATCCGCCTCTTTCCTTTCTAAACCTTTTTACAGCATCAGTTGAAGGCTATGATATTGAACTGGCTCAAGAACTATGCAGACGGCTAAAGGTTAAACCTGTTTTTAAGGTCATAAAATGGTCTCGAAGAAAAGAGCTTCTTAACAATGGAGATATTGATTGTATATGGGGAGCCTTTGGCTATAGCAAGGAAAGAGCAGAAGCCTATAGCCTTACAGCACCATATATAAGAGCGGCTATTATTTTCGTAGTAAAGGATGATTCACCTTATTATTCGATCCAAGACATAAAAGAAAAAAAAATAGGAGTTCTTTCTGCATCCTTTATGCAATCAAGCCTTAAAAAAGCCGAATTTACCTACGGAGTATTTAAAAATACTGTTGTATATCAAAAGGCAATAGATGCTGTTGCAGCCCTTGATAAAGGTGAGGTAGACTGCGTAGTTCACGATCTATTAGCTATAAACAGCCTTATGAAGTCGAGGAAAGAGCGCTATAGGGTGATTAATGAAGCTATAGCCTCAAAAGATTATATTATAGCCTTTAGAAAAGGAGACATTGCCCTGATGAAAGCAGTCGAATCTACTTTAGAAGAGATGGCTAAAAGCGATTTTTTAGAAAAAACAAGCAAAAAATGGTTTGATGCAAATATATCCATTGTAGGCCGCTAA
- a CDS encoding ABC transporter substrate-binding protein, whose amino-acid sequence MRNKSKLAGLLLIFLTLFAFSCKKNETYDVSVEDISLAEVLVKSKIVIGVSAYNPPMSFYNSKKELDGFDIDVFKEIADVMNIEAEFQTVNTGEVLQLITNGDIDCIASGFSYSDERTKYYEMTQPYLRNAVVLVTLKQKELKNLEDLKGKKIGGQKGSLGISVIKNNPELTAKIAYVRDTYNNITEVLGDLKNLGIDAGVADLSAIIEYLANEPDVYKIFGDALAMDYYVYAFKKGSLALKNEVEKNLLKLEQQGTLEKISRKWFGADRIILGK is encoded by the coding sequence ATGCGTAATAAATCAAAATTAGCCGGACTTTTACTTATTTTTTTAACTTTATTTGCCTTTTCATGCAAAAAAAATGAAACCTATGATGTATCGGTAGAAGATATATCTTTAGCTGAGGTTTTAGTAAAATCAAAAATTGTTATAGGAGTAAGTGCATATAACCCACCTATGAGCTTCTACAATAGCAAAAAAGAATTAGACGGCTTTGATATTGATGTTTTTAAAGAAATTGCAGATGTAATGAATATTGAGGCGGAATTTCAGACCGTAAACACCGGTGAAGTACTTCAGTTGATAACTAACGGCGATATAGATTGCATAGCATCAGGCTTTTCATATTCGGATGAAAGAACTAAATATTATGAAATGACTCAGCCCTACCTGCGCAATGCTGTAGTCCTTGTAACTCTAAAACAAAAAGAACTAAAAAATCTGGAAGATTTGAAGGGAAAAAAAATAGGAGGTCAAAAAGGCAGCCTAGGCATTTCTGTAATCAAAAATAATCCTGAACTGACGGCTAAAATTGCTTATGTTAGAGATACATATAATAATATCACGGAAGTTTTAGGCGACTTAAAAAATCTTGGGATTGATGCCGGCGTAGCCGATCTTTCGGCAATTATTGAATATTTAGCAAATGAGCCGGATGTATATAAAATATTCGGAGACGCCTTAGCTATGGACTATTATGTATATGCCTTTAAAAAAGGGAGTCTAGCCTTAAAAAACGAAGTGGAAAAAAATCTCTTAAAACTTGAACAACAAGGGACGCTTGAAAAAATTTCACGAAAATGGTTTGGAGCCGATAGGATAATTTTAGGAAAATAA
- a CDS encoding SUMF1/EgtB/PvdO family nonheme iron enzyme: MDGANGTLKATVDGSEINSGNEVEKGKSVVFTAEPDAGYEVKEWKVDGTVISNAENSYTHTVTKAVDVKVSFENTPPDVGSFEDTGDGFVKITPPANGIEGVAPDYALPENGPRWKGVFIDGRKVKLSPYKLGKTEVTYELWYQVRMWAESQGYTFANKGLEGWDGTGGGGGYPNYANIGKPPTANKNHPVTMVSWRDCIVWCNAYTEMINSSADECVYRKSANDPAVLKNARDGTACDAAYFDKSKKGFRLPTEAEWEYAARWQGSDTTNAEKYGDVWLTKLNSASGAKADWNNADETKAVAWYRANSDNKTHPVGKKRANALGLHDMSGNVWEWCFDWWNNNPTANDAAYEQGGIVTDPQGAASGSYRVLRGGSWYYDADFCSVGVRYYYSPDGRYYNLGFRLACRP; encoded by the coding sequence GTGGACGGTGCAAACGGCACGCTTAAAGCTACAGTTGACGGCAGCGAAATCAATTCGGGCAATGAAGTCGAAAAGGGCAAGTCTGTTGTCTTTACCGCAGAGCCGGATGCAGGCTATGAGGTAAAAGAGTGGAAAGTAGACGGCACCGTTATAAGCAACGCGGAGAATTCCTATACCCATACCGTAACAAAAGCGGTTGACGTGAAGGTGAGCTTTGAGAACACGCCGCCCGATGTAGGCTCTTTTGAAGACACAGGCGACGGCTTTGTAAAAATAACCCCTCCTGCAAACGGTATTGAAGGCGTTGCCCCTGACTACGCCTTACCCGAAAATGGACCTCGGTGGAAAGGCGTATTTATTGACGGCCGTAAGGTAAAATTAAGCCCCTACAAGCTAGGCAAGACAGAGGTAACATACGAGTTATGGTATCAAGTGCGTATGTGGGCAGAAAGTCAGGGCTACACCTTTGCAAACAAAGGGCTTGAAGGTTGGGACGGCACAGGCGGCGGAGGTGGTTATCCTAATTATGCAAACATAGGCAAGCCTCCTACAGCAAACAAAAATCATCCTGTAACAATGGTAAGCTGGCGGGACTGTATAGTATGGTGTAATGCGTATACGGAGATGATAAACAGTTCAGCAGATGAATGTGTATACCGAAAGAGTGCAAACGACCCGGCAGTATTAAAGAATGCAAGGGATGGAACGGCTTGCGATGCAGCATATTTTGACAAGAGTAAAAAAGGCTTTAGGCTTCCTACCGAAGCCGAGTGGGAATATGCGGCCCGTTGGCAGGGAAGCGATACAACAAATGCTGAAAAGTACGGCGATGTATGGCTGACCAAACTAAACAGTGCAAGCGGAGCTAAAGCTGACTGGAATAATGCGGATGAGACAAAAGCCGTTGCATGGTATCGTGCTAATTCAGACAATAAAACCCATCCGGTAGGAAAAAAGCGGGCGAATGCACTTGGTTTACACGATATGAGCGGGAATGTCTGGGAATGGTGTTTTGATTGGTGGAATAATAATCCTACAGCAAACGATGCTGCTTATGAGCAAGGCGGTATTGTTACCGATCCTCAAGGTGCCGCGTCTGGCTCTTACCGTGTTCTACGCGGCGGCAGCTGGTACTACGACGCGGACTTCTGCTCTGTAGGCGTACGGTACTACTACAGTCCTGACGGCAGGTACTACAATCTTGGTTTCCGCTTGGCTTGCCGGCCCTAA
- a CDS encoding exo-beta-N-acetylmuramidase NamZ family protein, whose amino-acid sequence MKKMLFLFWFCSLALMIFAEKKAGKPDKADFKIGIERVDEFFNLFKGKRIGLITNQTGIDSLGRSSIEILYEKTNLKALFSPEHGIRGNAREGAGISNTVDKKTGLTVYSLYGKTKRPTKEMLQEIDVLCFDIQDVGARFYTYIYTMAYAMEACARDGKTFVVFDRPNPINGINVEGNILEEKFKSFTGYFPIVQRHGMTVGELALMFNKEFKIGCNLKIIPMQGWKREDYFEDLNLMWFPPSPNIPTADTALVYSGFCIFEGVNISVGRGTTMPFKYIGAPYIDAEALAEALNALKLEGVFFKPAYFTPALSVYKDEICEGVQIIVRDKNKFLPVKAAIAVMYTIREMYPDKFKINNYPAELCGLNLLSGTNKLSSMSLSLDEYFKFIEKDEKKFLKMREKYLIY is encoded by the coding sequence ATGAAAAAGATGCTTTTTTTATTTTGGTTTTGCAGTCTTGCCCTCATGATTTTTGCAGAAAAAAAAGCAGGTAAGCCGGACAAGGCCGATTTTAAGATAGGCATTGAACGCGTAGACGAATTTTTTAATCTTTTTAAAGGAAAAAGAATAGGATTGATTACCAATCAAACAGGCATAGACTCTTTAGGAAGATCAAGCATCGAAATCTTATACGAAAAGACTAATCTTAAAGCTCTTTTTTCTCCGGAACACGGAATAAGGGGAAATGCGAGGGAGGGAGCCGGTATTTCCAACACGGTAGATAAAAAAACAGGCCTTACCGTTTACAGCCTTTACGGAAAAACAAAGCGGCCCACAAAAGAGATGCTGCAAGAAATAGATGTTTTATGCTTCGACATTCAGGATGTAGGGGCAAGGTTTTACACATATATTTACACAATGGCCTATGCAATGGAAGCATGCGCCCGTGACGGAAAAACCTTTGTTGTGTTTGACAGGCCCAATCCTATAAACGGCATAAACGTTGAGGGGAATATTTTGGAAGAGAAGTTTAAATCCTTTACGGGCTACTTTCCGATTGTCCAAAGGCACGGCATGACCGTGGGAGAATTAGCCTTAATGTTCAATAAAGAATTTAAGATAGGCTGTAACTTAAAAATAATCCCTATGCAGGGCTGGAAGCGTGAAGATTATTTTGAAGATCTTAATTTAATGTGGTTTCCGCCCTCGCCCAATATTCCTACAGCCGATACAGCCTTAGTTTATTCGGGCTTTTGTATCTTTGAAGGGGTAAACATTTCGGTAGGAAGAGGAACAACCATGCCCTTTAAATACATAGGAGCCCCCTATATAGATGCCGAGGCTTTAGCAGAAGCTCTAAATGCCCTCAAGCTTGAGGGAGTCTTTTTTAAGCCCGCCTATTTTACACCTGCCCTTTCGGTCTATAAGGATGAGATATGCGAGGGGGTTCAAATCATCGTCAGGGATAAAAACAAATTCTTGCCCGTAAAAGCTGCAATCGCGGTGATGTACACAATAAGGGAAATGTATCCCGATAAGTTTAAGATAAATAACTACCCTGCCGAACTCTGCGGCCTCAATTTATTAAGCGGAACAAACAAGCTAAGCTCGATGAGCCTTTCCTTAGATGAATACTTTAAATTTATCGAAAAAGACGAAAAGAAGTTTTTAAAGATGAGAGAAAAGTATTTGATATATTAA
- the ffh gene encoding signal recognition particle protein: MLENITEKFSGIMRSLSGKSKITEKNIEDTIEEIKTALLDADVNLRVVRRFINATAEEAKGERVLKSVDPGQQFTKIVYDKMTSFLGDEKKALDLRGPDTQSVILFLGLQGSGKTTSAAKLALKLKNEGKKPLLVACDLVRPAAIEQLSVLGGNISVPVYKEETKDAVKVAKNALAFAKKNFYDTVIVDTAGRLQIDEDMMKEIVNIKSAVKPMETILVADSMTGQSAVDVAKEFDEQVGLSGLILTKFDSDTRGGAALSLKTITGKPIFYIGTGEKLEDLEPFYPDRIASRILGMGDIVSLVEKAQALYDEEEAEKLQKKMQSESFSLADMLMQLEQAEKMGPLESMLDMIPGLSGQIDKDKLDLSLLKRQKAIIQSMTLKERDNFRIIGPPRRKRIAKGSGTSVGDVNKLLKQFEKTRQMMRKVSKNKGLQAKMMSGGFFG; encoded by the coding sequence ATGCTCGAAAATATTACCGAAAAATTCAGCGGGATAATGCGCTCATTGAGCGGCAAGTCCAAAATTACCGAAAAAAATATTGAAGACACAATTGAAGAAATTAAGACGGCTCTTTTGGATGCCGACGTAAACTTGCGTGTTGTACGCCGTTTTATAAATGCTACAGCCGAAGAAGCCAAGGGAGAAAGGGTTCTAAAATCCGTCGATCCCGGGCAGCAGTTTACAAAGATTGTATACGATAAGATGACCTCCTTTTTAGGGGACGAAAAAAAAGCCCTCGATCTAAGGGGGCCTGACACCCAATCGGTAATCCTCTTTTTAGGTCTCCAAGGCTCGGGAAAGACTACCAGTGCCGCAAAATTGGCCTTAAAGCTTAAAAATGAGGGAAAAAAGCCCTTGCTGGTTGCCTGCGACCTTGTCCGCCCTGCCGCCATAGAGCAGCTTTCCGTTTTGGGCGGAAACATCAGCGTGCCCGTTTACAAAGAAGAAACGAAGGATGCGGTAAAGGTCGCAAAAAATGCTCTGGCCTTTGCCAAAAAGAACTTTTATGATACGGTCATAGTCGATACGGCAGGACGTCTCCAAATTGATGAAGACATGATGAAGGAAATCGTCAATATTAAATCTGCCGTAAAACCTATGGAAACCATCCTTGTTGCCGACTCTATGACCGGTCAAAGCGCCGTTGATGTTGCAAAGGAATTTGATGAGCAGGTAGGGCTTTCAGGCTTAATTCTTACAAAATTCGATTCCGACACCCGAGGCGGTGCCGCCCTTTCCTTAAAAACCATAACAGGTAAGCCGATTTTTTACATAGGAACAGGCGAAAAGCTTGAAGACCTTGAACCCTTTTATCCCGACCGCATTGCAAGCCGTATCTTGGGCATGGGCGACATTGTTTCTCTTGTCGAAAAAGCCCAAGCTCTTTATGATGAAGAAGAGGCGGAAAAGCTCCAAAAAAAGATGCAAAGCGAAAGTTTCAGCCTTGCCGATATGCTCATGCAGTTGGAGCAGGCCGAAAAGATGGGGCCATTGGAATCCATGCTTGATATGATTCCCGGGCTTTCAGGCCAAATAGACAAGGATAAGCTGGACCTCTCGCTTTTAAAACGCCAAAAGGCCATAATTCAGTCGATGACATTAAAAGAAAGGGATAATTTCCGCATTATCGGGCCGCCCCGCCGTAAACGCATTGCAAAGGGCTCAGGAACCTCTGTAGGCGATGTAAACAAGCTTTTAAAGCAATTTGAAAAGACCCGTCAAATGATGAGGAAGGTGTCAAAAAACAAGGGACTACAAGCTAAAATGATGTCGGGAGGCTTTTTCGGCTAG
- a CDS encoding Rpn family recombination-promoting nuclease/putative transposase encodes MIKKFEDLTFTDDFMFCKVMQNPDLCKRLIEMILSDTIGKIAYISVQHNIKNYEQAKSVRFDVLVQAENGKFYDVEMQVSNEKNIPKRMRFYQAAIDISFLDKGNSYNNLNDCFIIFICTFDAIGKNRPIYTFKNICLEDKNISLQDGTKKVIINAEAFKDTEDKELKEFLKYLKTGKPNNEFTRRIEKMIQTVKQNEQARQEYRLMSTFEMDIKDRVKRETAKLMKNRGYPISEILLMTGLPEEEIEKL; translated from the coding sequence ATGATAAAAAAATTTGAAGATTTGACATTTACGGACGATTTTATGTTTTGTAAAGTTATGCAAAATCCGGATTTATGCAAAAGACTTATTGAAATGATATTATCCGATACAATAGGGAAAATTGCATATATTTCTGTACAGCATAATATTAAAAACTATGAACAGGCAAAGTCAGTGAGATTTGATGTTCTGGTACAAGCAGAAAACGGTAAATTTTACGATGTAGAAATGCAGGTAAGTAACGAGAAGAATATACCTAAAAGAATGAGATTTTACCAAGCAGCCATTGATATTTCATTCTTGGATAAGGGAAATTCTTATAACAATTTAAATGATTGTTTTATAATTTTTATCTGTACTTTTGATGCCATCGGTAAAAATAGGCCTATTTATACTTTTAAAAATATCTGTCTTGAAGATAAAAATATATCTTTACAAGATGGAACGAAAAAGGTTATAATAAACGCAGAAGCCTTTAAGGACACTGAAGACAAAGAATTAAAAGAATTTTTAAAATACCTCAAAACAGGTAAACCAAATAATGAATTTACAAGGAGGATAGAAAAAATGATACAAACAGTAAAACAAAATGAACAGGCAAGGCAAGAATACAGATTAATGTCAACTTTTGAAATGGATATTAAGGATAGGGTTAAGAGAGAAACAGCCAAACTTATGAAAAACAGAGGTTATCCCATTTCCGAGATTTTGTTAATGACCGGACTTCCCGAAGAAGAAATCGAAAAACTGTAG
- a CDS encoding NAD(P)H-dependent glycerol-3-phosphate dehydrogenase gives MNDKIAVIGAGSWGTAVACSLGKNGHRVVLWSHTAGVADSINTDHINEKYLPNHKLPKTVSASTDMEAVCKDAAFIFLASPSLYLTSTVEELLKFAPFSHDDGAMPYPTIAVLTKGFIPDENGEPKFIIDVLEEMLPDFYKNHLVYVAGPSHGEEVAEGKLTGLIAASQNPMCSIRCREILKSRNLLVYSSLDIIGVQVCAAAKNVVAVAFGVLDALTVTSDIFGDNTESLLLAAGLNEIQIIGRAMGATHPETFTSISGVGDLDVTCRSKYGRNRRFGNEIITKKILLSFENVDDLIKNIDKIGYLPEGVVACKYLNILAEKRNLKLPICSGLYKILNKELKPLDLIENLLKGDTK, from the coding sequence GTGAACGATAAGATTGCCGTTATCGGAGCCGGTTCTTGGGGAACGGCTGTAGCCTGTTCGCTTGGAAAAAACGGACACAGGGTTGTGCTTTGGAGCCACACTGCCGGTGTTGCCGATTCGATAAATACGGACCATATAAACGAAAAATATTTGCCTAACCATAAATTGCCTAAAACCGTTTCTGCATCTACGGACATGGAAGCGGTATGCAAAGATGCTGCCTTTATTTTTTTGGCAAGCCCTTCGCTTTATTTAACTTCTACTGTTGAAGAGCTTCTGAAATTCGCTCCTTTTAGCCATGACGATGGGGCAATGCCCTATCCTACAATAGCGGTACTGACTAAGGGCTTTATTCCAGATGAAAACGGAGAACCTAAGTTTATAATAGATGTTTTGGAGGAAATGCTTCCTGACTTTTATAAAAATCACTTGGTTTATGTAGCAGGGCCGAGCCATGGGGAGGAGGTAGCCGAAGGTAAGCTGACAGGTCTTATAGCCGCTTCTCAAAATCCGATGTGCTCTATCCGGTGCCGCGAAATATTAAAATCGAGGAATTTGCTTGTTTATTCCAGCTTGGATATAATAGGGGTACAGGTATGTGCAGCCGCTAAAAACGTTGTAGCCGTAGCCTTCGGTGTTTTAGACGCTTTAACCGTAACCTCCGATATTTTTGGAGACAATACCGAATCCCTCCTTTTGGCTGCCGGCTTAAACGAGATTCAGATAATAGGCCGCGCCATGGGTGCAACTCATCCTGAAACCTTTACATCGATTTCCGGAGTAGGGGACTTGGATGTAACTTGCCGAAGTAAATACGGCAGAAACCGCCGTTTCGGTAATGAAATCATTACAAAGAAGATTCTTCTTTCATTTGAAAATGTGGATGATCTTATTAAAAATATCGATAAAATAGGCTATTTACCCGAAGGTGTAGTTGCCTGTAAATATTTAAATATTCTTGCAGAAAAAAGAAATTTAAAGCTGCCCATATGTTCGGGGCTTTATAAAATCTTAAACAAAGAATTAAAACCTCTTGACTTAATAGAAAACTTACTAAAGGGAGATACAAAGTAA
- the pbp4b gene encoding penicillin binding protein PBP4B: MKKVLCILFAALILSCRSAQISKIKIDPAKTDIYTSEKNKESFAGFQTEVSFPPEEEKYDPSILPNNFIPFKAYTGQGYLYFHTENVKKFLLYLNGKKIDTKKICKNKYTQIYIGDEVINGTNNLLITNIEAEKDDKGFSKTYTLSVKIPYPSIIKKEEKLNDVNYRAFQIIDDIMEAQTANGFPSIQLVVVKNGRMIKNSAYGYISTVDEFGEPLMQKNQKPITKETLFDLASNTKMYTVNFALQKLISEEKISIYDKVQDFFPDFKDKKKALFKGKSEITVEDLLKHQAGFPAGAQYYVNKKITQKKKTDKRQNKEIVLELICNTPLIYSPRTEVLYSDIDYMLLGLIIEKVTGLPLDQYTEENLYKPLNLSSICYEPLKKGFTKEDITTTEIRAVKRTKDEKFKDIKYMPVHGTVHDPEAYNAMDQVSGHAGLFANAESIAVLAQVMLNGGGYGNIKLFDSSVLNLFTSQGNFFSQAGLGWRRQGLNNSYAWAFSQLASANTIGHTGWTGTLTLIDPKEDLIIIIFTSAKNTPALFGKNLRGKYEGDFYLAKNYGAVTTLIYSAFKNYDNAMLDQMLIELAVGRNELINMIPEIYDNEGSRKDLTAIMESIKEQSKQSAVLKQFLKSEKAMAILAEIQSRYSKKNLAKKQTEGTAK, from the coding sequence ATGAAAAAGGTTTTGTGCATTTTATTTGCTGCCCTAATATTATCATGCCGATCGGCACAAATATCAAAGATAAAAATTGATCCGGCAAAAACGGACATTTATACATCTGAAAAAAACAAAGAAAGTTTTGCCGGCTTTCAAACGGAGGTAAGCTTTCCTCCGGAGGAAGAAAAATATGATCCTTCAATTTTACCGAACAACTTTATTCCTTTTAAGGCTTATACCGGACAGGGCTATCTTTACTTTCATACTGAAAATGTAAAAAAATTTCTTTTATATTTAAACGGGAAAAAAATAGATACAAAAAAAATCTGTAAAAATAAATATACTCAAATTTATATCGGAGATGAGGTAATAAACGGCACCAATAACTTACTCATTACAAATATTGAAGCCGAAAAAGATGATAAGGGCTTTTCGAAAACCTATACCTTATCGGTAAAAATTCCCTACCCTTCCATTATCAAAAAAGAAGAAAAATTAAATGATGTAAATTATAGGGCATTTCAAATAATAGATGACATCATGGAGGCTCAAACAGCAAACGGATTTCCCTCGATTCAGCTTGTAGTGGTAAAAAACGGAAGGATGATAAAAAACTCGGCCTACGGCTATATCAGCACCGTTGACGAGTTCGGAGAGCCCCTGATGCAAAAAAACCAAAAGCCTATCACAAAAGAAACTCTTTTTGATTTAGCCAGTAACACCAAAATGTATACGGTAAATTTCGCCTTACAAAAACTTATATCGGAAGAAAAGATTTCAATCTATGATAAGGTACAAGATTTTTTTCCTGATTTTAAGGACAAAAAAAAAGCTCTTTTTAAGGGAAAGAGTGAAATTACGGTTGAAGACTTATTAAAGCATCAGGCCGGTTTCCCGGCAGGGGCACAATATTATGTGAACAAAAAAATAACACAAAAAAAGAAAACCGATAAAAGACAAAATAAAGAAATTGTTTTAGAGCTGATTTGCAACACTCCCTTAATATATTCTCCGCGTACCGAGGTTTTATATTCAGATATAGATTATATGCTCTTAGGTTTGATTATAGAAAAAGTAACAGGCCTTCCCTTGGATCAGTATACGGAAGAAAATCTTTATAAGCCCTTAAATCTATCTTCGATTTGCTATGAACCATTAAAAAAAGGATTTACAAAAGAGGATATTACCACAACCGAAATACGGGCCGTCAAAAGAACAAAGGACGAAAAATTCAAAGACATAAAATACATGCCGGTTCACGGGACGGTACATGACCCTGAGGCTTACAATGCAATGGATCAGGTAAGCGGTCATGCAGGGCTTTTTGCAAATGCCGAAAGTATAGCAGTACTGGCTCAGGTCATGCTGAACGGAGGAGGATATGGAAATATCAAACTATTCGATTCGAGCGTTTTAAATTTATTTACCAGTCAGGGGAATTTTTTTTCGCAGGCAGGTTTAGGTTGGAGAAGGCAGGGACTCAATAACAGCTACGCTTGGGCTTTCTCACAGCTTGCAAGTGCAAACACAATAGGACACACAGGCTGGACGGGGACACTGACTCTAATCGATCCTAAAGAAGATTTAATAATCATAATCTTTACAAGCGCAAAAAACACTCCTGCCCTTTTCGGAAAAAACTTGCGCGGAAAATATGAGGGCGATTTTTATCTTGCAAAAAACTATGGAGCCGTTACAACGCTTATTTATTCCGCATTTAAAAACTATGATAATGCTATGCTGGACCAAATGCTTATAGAACTTGCGGTAGGCAGAAACGAACTTATAAATATGATTCCTGAAATTTATGACAACGAAGGTTCCCGCAAGGATTTGACAGCCATAATGGAAAGCATAAAAGAACAATCAAAGCAATCGGCAGTCCTAAAACAATTTTTAAAAAGTGAAAAAGCTATGGCCATACTTGCAGAAATTCAATCAAGGTACTCAAAGAAAAACTTGGCAAAAAAACAAACTGAAGGAACGGCAAAATGA